Within the Vicinamibacteria bacterium genome, the region TGACCAGGTGCCTTCTTTCGTCGCCCTCCGCTTCGAGTCCCGCGAGAAAACCGAGAATCGCCAGGTTGTCGGCCTCGGTTCCCCCCGCGGTGAACACGACCTCCCTCGGGCTCGCGTTCAGGAACGCCGCCACTTCGTCGCGCGAGGCATCGACCGCCTCTCGTGAGGGTCGGCCCAATGAATGAATGCTCGAGGGGTTGCCGTATCGCTCCCG harbors:
- a CDS encoding aminotransferase class V-fold PLP-dependent enzyme, whose protein sequence is MTGQEVYLDYNATTPLAPEVLDAMLPYLRERYGNPSSIHSLGRPSREAVDASRDEVAAFLNASPREVVFTAGGTEADNLAILGFLAGLEAEGDERRHLV